One Lachnospiraceae bacterium C1.1 genomic region harbors:
- a CDS encoding RICIN domain-containing protein gives MASALALGISLTAGFSVNTAFAGTSTSWNFKNSEFKNLGTISSTTTVNNLGLIATSSKTMEVKADSQTVNDTEYTYCLALGGSGCTSYRAVKVPVSGSDTIKVVLKSSGSSSRDLVVADSDGNELTSLTADTSASLETYDYSGSSDYLYLYSSNSGINIYKIQVDSDDDSSSSEDELISDGWYYLKNINSQKYVEVVDGNDSNGANVQQYTGNVYSCQKWYVTNQGDNYITLKSGMDGGRMMDVTNGGTTDGTNVQIYDANGLDPQIFKVVETGTDNVFCLLTKCSGDTQALDVYGWSTENGGNINTWTYNGYECQQFKFESTSNSSSSSSSSSSSSSSSSSSSSSTDTSDGTVVTNFSDLVSAVDSAEAAGGGTVYVKGTTISCTGQLALSTSKANVNIIGVKNSDGTYPVLDFTSFRSSYIGKSTSDSAVGIRITGSYYTIKNLIIEKAPDNGIQIKGSSAGNNTISNCITRYNNDAGLQITGGAYSNTIEYVCSYRNCDVYTLGGNADGFAPKLGAGSGNTFYGCYAWDNSDDGWDSYDKSDDLTPDLTYTWCACCNNGNPDVFTGKYDFDNGDSLDTDLLLVELICNKDSSFASNYSSGTFSLPTSKFIATSDGTISLSTWTGSSYDGNPNGFKLGSAYSSSSCVRTMNYCLSFEHDSKGFDNNNSSVTASLKNCVAYDNGYNYYIQPLTLTAFSNIVSFSGSSSDKLPSGYSISSTSSSKQSSIRSSVESTRSSIVSSCYADKIPGEVYFDIF, from the coding sequence GTGGCATCAGCACTTGCGCTTGGGATTTCCCTCACAGCAGGTTTCAGTGTAAATACAGCATTTGCAGGCACATCTACTTCGTGGAATTTCAAGAATTCCGAATTCAAAAACCTTGGAACGATTTCATCAACGACTACGGTCAACAACTTAGGTCTTATAGCAACAAGTTCCAAAACCATGGAAGTTAAGGCAGACAGTCAGACTGTAAATGATACGGAATACACCTACTGCCTTGCTCTTGGTGGAAGCGGATGTACAAGCTATAGGGCTGTTAAAGTTCCTGTCAGCGGCAGTGACACAATCAAAGTTGTCTTAAAAAGTTCAGGATCATCAAGCAGAGATTTGGTCGTTGCTGACTCTGACGGTAATGAACTTACCAGTCTTACGGCAGACACCTCTGCATCTCTTGAAACCTATGATTATTCGGGAAGTTCAGACTACCTTTATCTTTATTCGTCTAACAGCGGAATCAACATTTACAAAATTCAGGTAGATTCCGATGACGACAGTTCTTCTTCGGAGGATGAACTTATATCCGATGGCTGGTATTACCTCAAGAATATCAACAGTCAGAAATATGTCGAAGTTGTTGACGGTAATGACAGCAACGGTGCTAACGTGCAGCAATACACCGGAAACGTATATTCATGTCAGAAATGGTATGTTACGAACCAGGGTGATAATTATATCACCTTGAAAAGCGGCATGGACGGCGGTCGTATGATGGACGTTACCAATGGAGGAACAACAGACGGTACAAATGTGCAGATATATGATGCAAATGGCCTTGATCCCCAGATTTTCAAAGTAGTTGAAACCGGTACGGATAATGTTTTCTGTCTGTTAACCAAATGCAGCGGCGATACACAGGCTTTGGACGTATATGGCTGGTCAACTGAAAACGGCGGAAACATCAACACCTGGACCTATAACGGCTATGAATGTCAGCAGTTTAAGTTCGAGTCGACCTCAAATAGCTCAAGCTCTTCAAGCAGTTCAAGTTCTTCATCAAGTTCGTCAAGCTCAAGTTCATCAAGTACTGATACATCCGACGGAACTGTTGTGACAAACTTCTCTGATCTTGTTTCTGCCGTTGATAGTGCTGAAGCTGCAGGCGGCGGTACTGTTTATGTGAAAGGTACTACTATTTCCTGTACAGGACAGCTTGCACTTTCTACATCGAAGGCAAATGTTAACATTATAGGTGTGAAGAACAGCGACGGAACTTATCCGGTTCTTGACTTTACCTCCTTCAGATCCTCTTACATAGGAAAGTCAACCTCGGACTCTGCTGTAGGTATAAGAATTACGGGAAGCTACTACACCATAAAGAACCTTATCATTGAAAAGGCTCCCGACAATGGTATACAGATAAAAGGAAGCTCAGCCGGAAATAATACAATTTCAAACTGTATCACAAGATACAACAATGATGCCGGTCTTCAGATTACCGGCGGCGCATACAGCAACACTATTGAATATGTGTGTAGCTATCGTAACTGTGATGTATATACACTTGGTGGAAATGCAGACGGTTTTGCACCCAAGCTCGGTGCAGGCAGCGGAAATACTTTCTACGGCTGCTATGCATGGGATAATTCTGACGACGGATGGGATTCCTATGATAAATCCGATGATCTCACACCTGATCTGACCTATACCTGGTGTGCATGCTGTAACAACGGAAACCCTGATGTATTTACAGGTAAATACGACTTTGACAATGGTGATTCACTTGATACAGACCTTCTTCTCGTAGAACTGATCTGCAATAAGGATTCTTCATTTGCAAGCAATTACAGCAGCGGAACCTTCTCGCTTCCGACTTCAAAATTTATTGCAACTTCGGATGGCACTATAAGCCTTTCGACATGGACAGGCAGCAGCTATGACGGAAATCCTAACGGCTTTAAGCTTGGCAGTGCCTACAGCTCTTCTTCATGCGTTAGAACTATGAACTATTGCCTGTCATTTGAACACGACAGCAAAGGATTTGATAATAATAACAGTTCCGTTACCGCAAGCCTTAAAAATTGTGTAGCTTACGACAACGGATACAATTACTACATCCAGCCACTTACTCTGACTGCTTTCAGCAATATTGTAAGCTTCAGCGGCTCAAGCTCCGATAAACTGCCGAGCGGTTACTCCATCAGCTCAACAAGTTCTTCAAAGCAGTCATCTATAAGGAGCAGCGTTGAATCAACCAGAAGCTCAATAGTGTCGAGCTGCTATGCAGACAAAATTCCGGGCGAGGTTTACTTCGATATTTTCTAA
- a CDS encoding Mrp/NBP35 family ATP-binding protein — MNSECSSNCSSCGSNCSKRDPKSMIKPQNPKSNIKKVIAVVSGKGGVGKSMVTALSAISASRMGYSTAILDADITGPSIPHIFGLKEKAMGTEDGIIPIESANGIKNMSINLLLDNDTDPVAWRGPILGSAVEQFWQEVVWGEVDFMFVDMPPGTGDVLLTTFQSLPIAGIIVVTSPQDLVSMIVAKAVKMAGQMNIPILGIIENMSYLECPDCGKKIELFGKSHLDSIAKEYGLDILGRIPILPELAAMADNGEIENFNFDFLDPIMTVLKTVAEQKNPGDCCSCCKE; from the coding sequence ATGAATTCCGAATGTTCAAGCAATTGTTCTTCATGTGGTTCAAACTGTTCAAAACGCGACCCGAAGAGCATGATCAAACCTCAGAATCCTAAGAGCAATATAAAAAAAGTTATTGCCGTAGTTTCCGGCAAAGGTGGTGTCGGTAAATCAATGGTTACAGCACTTTCCGCAATAAGTGCATCAAGAATGGGCTACAGTACCGCTATTCTTGATGCTGATATCACAGGTCCATCTATCCCGCATATTTTCGGCTTAAAAGAAAAAGCCATGGGCACAGAAGATGGCATAATCCCTATAGAGTCCGCTAATGGTATTAAGAATATGTCCATCAATCTGCTCCTCGACAATGATACAGATCCTGTAGCATGGAGAGGCCCTATCCTTGGATCTGCAGTAGAGCAGTTCTGGCAGGAAGTAGTATGGGGTGAAGTTGATTTTATGTTTGTTGATATGCCCCCCGGAACAGGCGATGTTCTTCTTACCACATTCCAGTCACTTCCTATAGCAGGAATTATCGTAGTTACAAGCCCTCAGGATCTTGTTTCAATGATAGTTGCAAAGGCTGTAAAAATGGCAGGTCAGATGAATATACCGATTCTTGGTATTATCGAAAATATGAGTTACCTTGAGTGCCCTGACTGCGGTAAAAAGATTGAGCTCTTCGGAAAGAGTCACCTTGATTCTATCGCCAAAGAATACGGCCTCGATATACTCGGCAGAATCCCTATTCTTCCGGAGCTTGCCGCCATGGCAGATAACGGCGAGATTGAAAACTTTAATTTCGATTTCCTGGATCCTATAATGACAGTATTAAAAACCGTAGCTGAGCAGAAAAACCCTGGCGACTGCTGTTCCTGCTGCAAAGAATAA
- the fliY gene encoding flagellar motor switch phosphatase FliY → MIINSLTTEQSDILGEIANISMGNSATSLSAMLNHKVEITTPNVSVVKRSHVLDDYSKTCIFVQIHYIKGLTGNNVLVLQEDDVKIMTDLMMGGPGNVMEGELSELHLSAAAEAMNQMMGSAATSLSSLLGIPTDISTPQVDTVDVESIKIFEKMFENTEDYFVKIAFRMTVGDLIDSTMVHLYPMHFALEMIEKFKLSGSN, encoded by the coding sequence ATGATTATTAACTCATTGACAACTGAACAAAGCGATATACTGGGTGAGATCGCTAATATCAGCATGGGAAATTCGGCAACGTCACTTTCGGCTATGTTAAATCATAAAGTTGAAATTACGACACCGAATGTATCAGTCGTTAAGAGAAGCCATGTACTTGATGACTATTCAAAAACCTGTATTTTTGTACAGATTCATTATATTAAGGGTCTTACCGGTAATAATGTTCTGGTACTTCAGGAAGATGATGTCAAGATCATGACAGATTTGATGATGGGTGGTCCCGGAAATGTTATGGAAGGTGAGCTTTCAGAACTTCACCTTTCTGCTGCAGCTGAGGCAATGAATCAGATGATGGGGTCAGCCGCAACATCACTTTCATCCCTGCTTGGCATACCGACCGATATCAGTACACCTCAGGTTGATACGGTAGATGTTGAAAGTATTAAGATTTTTGAAAAAATGTTTGAGAATACAGAGGATTATTTTGTAAAGATAGCCTTCAGAATGACGGTTGGTGATCTTATAGACTCAACCATGGTTCATCTTTATCCTATGCATTTTGCACTGGAAATGATAGAAAAATTCAAATTATCGGGATCTAATTAA
- a CDS encoding sugar transferase, with the protein MIFRKRSVRRGVMFILDCISLLISFVIAWHIRFGSMAELFNSERYRDSYSMILSIMVILYAFVFVFVDGHHPAIMQQGRFTKFVSVLENQIFLLSLLVLVMYLTYQSTEASRYVVGYMFLINTFLDYIIRLVYSWWLVEIKGTGYNAVNLMLLTVSDKVEKIVENFTNSPELLTQISCITIIDKDMVGEKIAGIPVVGNAKNYINTHRENVYDEVMIALPYEYPVELKKMISKFEDMGVVANLSIEVFNKDASVKHIRKLGDYHVVSFAENEPDSASLLVKRIMDICGALIGLIICGIALIFVGPIIKITSPGPLFFSQTRIGINGRRFKMYKLRSMYADAEKRKKELMAKNEMSGLMFKMENDPRITPIGKFIRKTSIDELPQFFNVLMGDMSLVGTRPPTEDEYLQYKNYHMRRLSIKPGITGMWQVSGRSDIKDFEEVVRLDLEYIDNWSILLDIRILFQTVWMVIFGKGAK; encoded by the coding sequence ATGATTTTTAGGAAACGCTCTGTAAGAAGAGGCGTAATGTTTATACTTGACTGTATTTCATTGCTTATTTCTTTTGTGATCGCATGGCATATAAGGTTCGGATCAATGGCTGAACTTTTTAATTCAGAGAGATACAGAGATTCATATTCAATGATCCTGTCCATAATGGTGATTCTGTATGCTTTTGTATTTGTTTTCGTTGACGGTCACCATCCTGCAATAATGCAGCAGGGAAGGTTCACTAAATTTGTGAGTGTACTCGAGAACCAGATATTTCTTCTGTCACTTCTCGTACTTGTTATGTATCTTACATATCAGAGTACGGAAGCCTCCAGATATGTAGTTGGATATATGTTTCTTATTAATACATTTCTGGATTATATAATAAGATTAGTATATAGCTGGTGGCTGGTTGAGATTAAGGGAACAGGATATAACGCAGTAAATCTTATGTTGCTGACCGTTTCGGATAAAGTTGAAAAAATAGTTGAAAATTTTACCAATTCGCCCGAGCTGCTTACTCAGATATCGTGTATAACTATCATTGATAAGGATATGGTGGGTGAAAAGATAGCGGGAATACCGGTAGTTGGAAATGCAAAGAATTACATTAACACTCACAGAGAGAATGTCTATGATGAGGTAATGATAGCTTTGCCGTATGAATATCCGGTTGAGCTGAAGAAGATGATATCCAAATTTGAAGATATGGGAGTTGTGGCAAATCTCAGTATTGAAGTATTCAATAAAGATGCTTCAGTTAAACATATCAGGAAGCTTGGGGACTATCATGTTGTATCATTTGCTGAGAATGAGCCGGATTCTGCATCATTGCTGGTTAAAAGGATAATGGATATCTGCGGAGCATTGATAGGTCTTATTATATGTGGTATTGCTTTGATATTCGTAGGACCTATAATTAAAATCACATCACCCGGGCCGCTGTTTTTTTCTCAGACTCGAATCGGTATAAACGGAAGACGATTTAAGATGTATAAGTTGAGATCGATGTATGCTGATGCTGAGAAGCGTAAGAAAGAACTTATGGCTAAAAATGAGATGAGTGGTCTAATGTTCAAAATGGAGAATGATCCAAGAATAACACCTATAGGTAAATTTATACGTAAGACCTCAATTGATGAACTTCCACAGTTCTTTAATGTTCTCATGGGTGATATGTCACTTGTTGGAACGAGACCTCCGACGGAGGATGAGTATCTGCAGTATAAGAATTATCATATGAGAAGACTTTCGATTAAACCCGGTATCACAGGAATGTGGCAGGTGTCGGGAAGATCAGATATAAAAGATTTTGAAGAAGTTGTAAGACTGGATCTGGAATATATAGATAACTGGTCAATATTACTTGATATACGAATTCTTTTCCAGACAGTATGGATGGTTATTTTCGGAAAGGGTGCCAAATAA
- a CDS encoding WecB/TagA/CpsF family glycosyltransferase: MFLMTKQSQRTAVMIVDLLAVIISFFAAVYTRFYNESDWQGINSWNNGLYYLLLELVIAVNIVVFLLNDSRHRALYLQNPLEKLINVIKNNVLQSACLVVLLYMIKQGLWASRAVVLALFFYNIFLDFLFRFFLGRIIYGIITKNTKIKKYLILTSKTNASSVIRRFRAEMGRCNDIAGIILTDGKGDIAEIEGIKVAADLDSLVKLSDDYDEIIYIDDNSKETEKIRKVFNGAEIPLIIVPSFCGYSLSNEIFEKIGNLNGFKLSFLAERKAVLGVNFVVSNIWEAAVYIRENIDKLRGKYICFSNVHTTVMAYEDDEYRRVQNEAEIVFPDGAPISKIQRHDGCSRARRVAGPDFMRQMFVSSIGGGLSMYFYGSSQKTIDELKKNIEKNYPGLDVRGYESPPFRNLTDEEDAEAVRRINESGADIVWVGLGAPKQEKWMNAHKDRINALMLGVGAGFDFHAGTIKRAPEWMQHVGLEWLFRLFQDPKRLIKRYLVTNLKFMYYLTLKKQ, translated from the coding sequence ATGTTCTTAATGACAAAACAATCTCAGAGAACAGCTGTTATGATCGTTGATCTACTGGCGGTTATCATATCTTTTTTTGCAGCTGTTTATACGAGATTTTATAATGAATCTGACTGGCAGGGGATAAACAGTTGGAATAATGGTTTATATTATTTATTGTTGGAGCTTGTAATAGCAGTAAATATAGTTGTATTTTTACTGAATGATTCGAGGCACAGAGCTTTATATCTCCAAAATCCTTTAGAAAAGTTAATAAATGTAATAAAGAATAATGTACTGCAGTCGGCGTGTCTGGTTGTTCTTCTGTATATGATAAAACAAGGATTATGGGCCTCAAGAGCCGTCGTTCTTGCATTATTTTTTTACAATATTTTTCTTGATTTTTTATTTAGGTTTTTCCTGGGAAGAATCATTTACGGAATTATTACAAAGAATACCAAGATAAAAAAATATCTTATTCTTACTTCCAAAACTAATGCATCATCGGTGATCAGAAGATTCAGGGCAGAAATGGGCAGATGCAACGACATAGCCGGTATTATATTGACAGATGGAAAAGGTGATATCGCTGAGATAGAGGGTATCAAAGTTGCTGCAGATCTGGACAGTCTTGTAAAGCTGAGCGATGATTACGATGAAATAATTTATATTGATGATAACAGCAAAGAAACCGAAAAGATCAGAAAAGTGTTTAATGGTGCAGAGATACCATTGATCATAGTACCATCATTTTGCGGATATTCTTTATCAAATGAAATATTTGAAAAAATCGGAAATCTGAATGGTTTCAAACTTTCTTTTCTTGCTGAGAGAAAAGCCGTTCTGGGTGTTAATTTTGTTGTCTCCAATATTTGGGAGGCTGCGGTTTATATACGCGAGAATATTGATAAATTAAGAGGAAAATATATATGTTTTTCTAATGTACACACCACAGTAATGGCTTATGAAGATGATGAGTACAGACGTGTTCAGAATGAAGCTGAAATAGTATTCCCGGATGGTGCACCAATTTCAAAAATACAGCGTCATGATGGCTGCAGTAGAGCACGCAGAGTGGCCGGGCCTGATTTTATGAGACAGATGTTTGTTTCATCGATCGGGGGAGGACTTTCCATGTATTTTTATGGATCAAGTCAGAAAACTATTGATGAATTAAAGAAAAATATAGAAAAAAATTATCCGGGTCTGGATGTGCGAGGATATGAGTCACCGCCTTTTCGAAATCTCACAGATGAAGAAGATGCTGAGGCAGTCAGAAGGATAAATGAGTCAGGAGCAGACATAGTCTGGGTAGGACTTGGTGCACCGAAGCAGGAAAAGTGGATGAATGCGCATAAGGATAGAATAAATGCCCTGATGCTTGGAGTCGGTGCCGGATTTGATTTTCATGCCGGAACAATAAAAAGAGCACCCGAATGGATGCAGCATGTCGGACTGGAATGGCTATTCAGACTTTTTCAGGATCCTAAAAGACTTATTAAACGTTACCTGGTAACAAATTTGAAATTTATGTATTATTTAACATTGAAAAAACAATAA
- a CDS encoding C-type lectin domain-containing protein, producing MKNRIISALLSIVIFSSFPFLTSCGKSSSSEESPKAVLSSEETSSSEAVSTGAEFTESSENNSSTSTGNSWADAYYDYLMKFEKDLSSDDYDSIDSRNFAYIYVNDDDIPELVIQGQDEATGNIILTFNNGELDELQTSRLYFNYIEHQNLLCNSDGNMGAYYDSIYSIVDGKWENIAHGEYYVEDNSAQWDDDDLIYEWNGKKMSESEYSTAFRKVYNSSTAKDFEAFFTYSDIKEYLLDEIIGKEHNYLENNSGIHRYEVFVGDVSWDEAMESCREKGGYLLRINNYDEKYFIEQMLKDNNQEKLVIWLGACLNPSDNHYHWTDGEKYAMGQLENNNYYSYYWLTGEPSYTGYDAQGNLVDEHCLCMFQVDGFWEWNDVPSDISPYYPGRIAYICEYEDSTSTGSIEN from the coding sequence ATGAAAAACAGAATCATTTCAGCCTTGTTATCTATTGTTATTTTTTCTTCTTTTCCATTTCTGACCTCCTGTGGAAAGAGTTCTTCATCTGAGGAATCTCCGAAAGCAGTGCTCTCATCCGAAGAAACTTCTTCATCTGAAGCCGTGTCAACAGGGGCAGAATTCACTGAAAGTTCTGAAAATAACAGCAGCACATCAACCGGGAATTCATGGGCAGATGCCTATTATGATTATCTCATGAAATTTGAGAAGGATCTATCGTCTGACGACTATGACAGTATCGATAGCAGAAATTTTGCCTATATTTATGTTAATGACGATGACATTCCCGAGTTGGTTATACAGGGACAGGATGAGGCAACAGGGAATATCATTCTTACTTTTAATAACGGAGAATTGGACGAGCTTCAAACTTCCAGACTTTACTTCAACTATATCGAGCATCAGAATCTTCTTTGTAACAGTGACGGAAACATGGGCGCATATTACGACTCTATCTATTCCATAGTTGACGGAAAATGGGAAAATATCGCACATGGCGAGTATTATGTTGAAGATAACTCGGCACAATGGGATGATGATGACCTGATCTACGAATGGAACGGAAAGAAAATGTCTGAATCTGAATATTCTACTGCTTTCAGAAAAGTATACAATTCCAGCACTGCGAAAGATTTTGAAGCCTTTTTCACATATTCAGACATCAAAGAATACCTTCTTGATGAAATCATTGGCAAGGAACACAACTATCTCGAAAACAACAGCGGAATACACAGATATGAGGTATTCGTCGGAGATGTCAGCTGGGATGAGGCAATGGAATCCTGCCGGGAAAAAGGAGGATATCTCCTAAGGATAAATAATTACGATGAAAAGTATTTCATCGAACAGATGCTGAAGGACAACAATCAGGAGAAACTCGTCATATGGCTTGGTGCCTGCCTGAATCCTTCTGATAACCACTATCACTGGACCGATGGGGAAAAATATGCAATGGGACAGCTTGAGAATAATAATTACTATAGCTATTACTGGCTTACAGGTGAGCCAAGTTATACCGGTTACGACGCTCAGGGAAACCTGGTTGACGAGCACTGTCTCTGCATGTTTCAGGTTGATGGTTTCTGGGAATGGAATGACGTACCATCTGACATCAGTCCTTACTATCCCGGACGGATCGCTTATATCTGCGAGTATGAAGACTCCACATCCACTGGCAGCATTGAAAATTAA